The genomic interval GGGTAAACCTGGAATTGCCGATCGAAAATGATGAAATAATTGTACAAAAATTCAAAGAAGCCTTTACACCCCGCACCAAAGTGGTAATGATCACCCACATGATCAACTGGACAGGGCAGATTTTGCCGGTAAAAAAGATCAGTAAAATAGCCAGGGAAAGAGGTATTGCTGTACTGGTAGACGGAGCCCATACATTTGCCCACCTGGATTATAAAATTCCAGATCTGGATTGTGATTATTATGGCACAAGCCTCCACAAATGGCTGTCTGCTCCGTTTGGTTCAGGCATGTTATATGTGAAGAAAGACAAGATCAAAGACTTATGGCCTTTGTTGCCGAACCAAAACCCTCTGATAGCTGATATCCGCAAGTTTGAAGTACTGGGCACCAGGTCGTTCCCGATCGAACAGGCGATTGGCCATGCCGTTAACTTTCAGAATGCCATCGGAAACAAGCGCAAAGAAGAAAGATTACGGTATTTGAAAAATTACTGGGCAGAGAAGGTAGTACACTTGCCTAGGGTAAAACTGAATACATCTCTGAAACCAGAATTCTCCTGTGCCATTGCTAACTTTTCGATAGAAGGTATGGAACCCTCAGAAATGGATACGATACTCTTTAACAAATATAAAATTCATACGTCTGCCATTGTATGGGAGAATATTAAAGGAGTCAGGGTAACTCCTCATGTGTACACACCACTAAAAGACCTAGACCGCCTGGTAGATGCCATCACCTTTATGGCAAAGAAATAAGCTTCTGGTATATATAAAGTGTGGCAAGGCTTCTAATGAAGCTTATTTAACTATGGTATATGCTGCCACCTTTCCATAAACAAATGAACGGTCCTTTTCAAGCAGTTGCTCGCTGAGTGGTTTATTTTTTCGAATTCTGTCTTGAAGGCTTTGAGGTATTTCTCTTGGAACAATTAGATTGCGAAAACAACACCTGGCTCCATTTTTTGCTACCCTGGCTACTTCCTCAAAAAGCAGCGTAGTATCTTCTTCACTCTTTAATTCACAGATATTAGACAGGCTGAAACAATCAATAGAATCAGGTTGCCTCGATTTCAGCCATTGTTTTACATCTGCTGTAATGAGTTGTAGGTTAGACACATTCTTTTGCAGTATAGGAAAATTCTCTTCTTTCAGATAAGCCGGTACCTGAAAGTTACTTTTGTAATTACCTAATAGATAGAGCGCAAGAAAATAGTTGTCTTGCACAGGAACATTTGTTAATACATTATGGGCTCTTTTATAAAAACTTTCTGCATAAGAATGACTGCCATCGTCAAAATAAAAATAATCTGCACTCAGCCCTCTTCTGGCCAGCATGCGCTTATTAAATAGCATCTTAAATATAAGCCTAAACTGCCATGTATTAAAATGCATATCATAAAACTCCTGTTGTTCCTGTAAGCTGGAGGGAGCAAACACCTGCTGAACTTTTCGTCTACCTTGTATCAGTTGCAACATCCTGGAAGCAATACGGACGAATTTTTCAAAACGGCCCGACATGAGTATTCCATTAGAAATAATAGGTTGATGGGCTAGCCAGAAGGCTAGTGCTGGTTCAGATAAATGAGGTTTTATTTTTTCAAATATTGCCGGCCGGTTCATGGTATCTGTTAAACCCATCAGGCAAATAAATTCAGGGTAAGAAAGCTGTTGTAAGGCTCTTATTTTTAATTCTAATAGATACGTTTGAGCCGGATTAATATCCACAGCATAAATAATAGCCGGATTTAACAATAGCATTTCCAGGGTATTGCAACCGCCAGAGGTAATAGTCATTACTTGCTCACCGGGTTTAATTTGTAACGCTGCTTTGTCAGATTCCGGATCTTCCCAGTTCATGGTAAAAATCAGCTTACTTAGTTCAACCTGACTTTTTGGATTATTCGCCATATGTATATTTTTGAATAGACCATAATCCCTGATGATTATAAAAAGGAGCTGGAATAATTCCATGCTTATTTGCCCACAACAGTATTTCTTCCATTTTTTCCAGGGTAATTTGTCCCCTACCTTGGGAATAGGCATAATGCTTATTCTCAAACGCCAGCACTACAGCTTCCAGAATACAGCCATGGGCAATTTTACGGGAAGGAACATGATAGAGAGGTAATCTATAATCAGGATAGAAGTGGATATTTCCACATACATAACCCATACCGCCATATAAAAAATGTATTTTACTGGTATCAATACAAGTTATATCTATATTTTTTGGGTATCCGGCATCTATTACAAGCGTTCCGGTTTTTAAATTATGTAGCTGAATACTGGAACTACTGGCAGCAGCAATAATAATATCACCCTCTGAAGCATATTCTTCCACAGAATCCGTGATTGTGCAAGCAGTACCTGAAAGATCATGATATGATTCAAAGAGCTTTCTCTTATTTCGGGCAACTAAAGTGAGCTGAGCTGATTTTCCGGCAAAATAGTTTACACAAGCACT from Rhodocytophaga rosea carries:
- a CDS encoding DUF3419 family protein produces the protein MANNPKSQVELSKLIFTMNWEDPESDKAALQIKPGEQVMTITSGGCNTLEMLLLNPAIIYAVDINPAQTYLLELKIRALQQLSYPEFICLMGLTDTMNRPAIFEKIKPHLSEPALAFWLAHQPIISNGILMSGRFEKFVRIASRMLQLIQGRRKVQQVFAPSSLQEQQEFYDMHFNTWQFRLIFKMLFNKRMLARRGLSADYFYFDDGSHSYAESFYKRAHNVLTNVPVQDNYFLALYLLGNYKSNFQVPAYLKEENFPILQKNVSNLQLITADVKQWLKSRQPDSIDCFSLSNICELKSEEDTTLLFEEVARVAKNGARCCFRNLIVPREIPQSLQDRIRKNKPLSEQLLEKDRSFVYGKVAAYTIVK
- a CDS encoding aminotransferase class V-fold PLP-dependent enzyme, whose translation is MENRRNFVKKLSVATGALSLVPVLTPVKARSLSEAGKLINDLSPAEAARNEEYWHTIQQAYTVSPNIINLNNGGVSPQPLIVQDAVDRYNRMSNEAPSYFMWRTLDAGRESLRMKLADLAGCDPEELAINRNATEALGTVILGLNLKKGDEVVLTKQDYPNMIQAWKQREMREGIKLNWVNLELPIENDEIIVQKFKEAFTPRTKVVMITHMINWTGQILPVKKISKIARERGIAVLVDGAHTFAHLDYKIPDLDCDYYGTSLHKWLSAPFGSGMLYVKKDKIKDLWPLLPNQNPLIADIRKFEVLGTRSFPIEQAIGHAVNFQNAIGNKRKEERLRYLKNYWAEKVVHLPRVKLNTSLKPEFSCAIANFSIEGMEPSEMDTILFNKYKIHTSAIVWENIKGVRVTPHVYTPLKDLDRLVDAITFMAKK